A portion of the Carettochelys insculpta isolate YL-2023 chromosome 26, ASM3395843v1, whole genome shotgun sequence genome contains these proteins:
- the SLC6A17 gene encoding sodium-dependent neutral amino acid transporter SLC6A17 translates to MPKNSKVTQREHSSEHVTESVADLLAHEEPVDYKRSVLNVTGEAWDKQKDVEEEPGVEKRPAWNSKLQYILAQIGYSVGLGNVWRFPYLCQKNGGGAYLVPYLVLLIIIGLPLFFLELAVGQRIRRGSIGVWNYICPRLGGIGYASCLVCFFVGLYYNVIIGWSIFYFFKSFQYPLPWSECPIVKNGTMAVMEAECEKSSATTYFWYREALDISSSISESGGLNWKMTMCLLTAWSIVGLAMIKGIQSSGKVMYFSSLFPYVVLLCFLVRGLLLRGAIDGILHMFTPKLDKMLDPQVWREAATQVFFALGLGFGGVIAFSSYNKQDNNCHFDATLVSFINFFTSVLATLVVFAVLGFKANIMNEKCVVENAEKILGYLHSHVLSHDLIPPHVNFSHLTAKDYSEMYQVIMTVKEGHFKELGLDPCLLEDELNKSVQGTGLAFIAFTEAMTHFPASPFWSVMFFLMLINLGLGSMIGTMAGITTPIVDTFKVRKEVFTVGCCLVAFLIGLIFVQRSGNYFVTMFDDYSATLPLTVVVILENIAVAWIYGTKKFMQELTEMLGFRPCIFYFYAWKYISPLCMVVLMTASIIQLGVNPPGYSAWIREEAAEKFLYYPTWAMAILISLIILASIPLPVVFILRQFHLVSDGSNALSVTYKKGRMMKDISNLEDSDETRFILSKVPSETPSPMPTHRSYLGPGNASPMEMSSAPNGRYGSGFQMASTPESEL, encoded by the exons ATGCCGAAGAACAGCAAAGTGACGCAGCGAGAGCACAGCAGCGAGCATGTCACCGAATCGGTGGCTGACCTGCTGGCCCACGAGGAGCCCGTGGACTACAAGCGCAGCGTCTTGAACGTGACGGGCGAGGCCTGGGACAAGCAGAAGGATGTGGAAGAGGAGCCGGGTGTGGAGAAGCGGCCAGCGTGGAACAGCAAACTGCAGTACATCCTGGCGCAGATCGGCTACTCGGTGGGGCTGGGGAATGTCTGGCGGTTTCCGTActtgtgccagaaaaatggagGAG GTGCCTACCTGGTCCCGTACCTGGTGCTGCTCATCATCATTGGGCTCCCTCTCTTCTTCCTGGAGCTGGCCGTGGGTCAGAGAATCCGCCGGGGCAGCATCGGCGTGTGGAATTACATCTGTCCCCGCCTGGGGGGCATTGGATACGCCAGCTGTCTC GTCTGTTTCTTCGTCGGTCTCTATTATAATGTGATCATCGGCTGGAGCATCTTTTACTTCTTTAAATCCTTCCAGTATCCGCTCCCCTGGAGCGAGTGCCCCATCGTTAAAAATGGCACAATGGCCG TTATGGAGGCAGAATGTGAGAAGAGCTCTGCTACCACCTACTTCTGGTACCGTGAGGCCCTGGACATTTCCAGCTCCATCTCCGAGAGCGGAGGACTGAACTGGAAGATGACCATGTGCCTGCTGACGGCCTGGAGCATCGTGGGGTTGGCCATGATCAAAGGAATCCAGTCCTCGGGGAAG GTGATGTActtcagctccctcttcccctacGTGGTGCTGCTCTGCTTCCTAGTGCGAGGGCTGCTCCTGAGGGGAGCAATAGATGGGATCCTGCACATGTTCACGCCTAAG ctgGACAAGATGCTGGACCCTCAGGTGTGGCGGGAAGCGGCCACTCAGGTTTTCTTCGCCCTGGGCCTGGGCTTCGGAGGAGTCATCGCGTTCTCCAGCTACAACAAGCAGGACAATAACTGCCATTTTGACGCCACCCTCGTCTCCTTCATCAACTTCTTCACCTCCGTGCTGGCCACCCTGGTGGTCTTCGCCGTTCTGGGGTTCAAGGCCAACATAATGAACGAGAAGTGTGTGGTGGA GAATGCCGAGAAGATCCTGGGCTACCTGCACAGCCACGTCCTGAGCCACGACCTCATCCCGCCACATGTGAACTTCTCCCACCTCACGGCCAAGGACTACAGCGAGATGTACCAAGTGATCATGacggtgaaggagggccacttcaAGGAGCTGGGCTTGGACCCCTGCCTGCTGGAGGACGAGCTCAACAAG TCAGTGCAAGGAACCGGCCTGGCCTTCATTGCCTTCACAGAAGCCATGACCCACTTCCCAGCATCTCCCTTCTGGTCTGTGATGTTCTTCTTGATGCTGATaaacctggggctgggcagcatgaTTGGGACCATGGCCGGCATCACCACCCCTATCGTTGACACCTTCAAGGTGCGGAAGGAAGTGTTCACAG TTGGCTGTTGCCTCGTCGCCTTCCTGATTGGCTTGATCTTCGTGCAGCGCTCGGGGAATTACTTTGTTACGATGTTCGATGATTACTCCGCCACGCTGCCGCTCACCGTCGTGGTGATCCTGGAGAACATTGCTGTGGCCTGGATTTATGGTACCAAGAA GTTTATGCAGGAGCTGACAGAAATGCTGGGTTTCCGGCCGTGTATCTTCTACTTCTATGCCTGGAAGTACATCTCTCCCCTCTGCATGGTGGTGCTGATGACAGCCAGCATCATTCAGCTGGGAGTCAACCCGCCGGGCTACAGTGCTTGGATCAGAGAGGAG GCTGCAGAGAAGTTCCTCTATTACCCAACGTGGGCTATGGCCATCCTCATCTCTCTCATCATCCTGGCTTCCATCCCGCTGCCCGTGGTCTTTATCCTCCGTCAGTTCCACCTGGTGTCGGATGGCTCCAACGCCCTTTCTGTCACCTACAAGAAGGGCCGGATGATGAAGGACATCTCCAACCTGGAGGACAGTGACGAGACTCGCTTCATCTTGAGCAAAGTGCCCAGCGAGACCCCATCCCCGATGCCCACACACCGTTCCTACCTGGGCCCGGGAAATGCTTCCCCAATGGAGATGAGCAGTGCACCCAATGGACGGTATGGGAGTGGGTTCCAAATGGCCAGCACTCCTGAATCTGAACTGTAA